A single region of the Bacteroides luhongzhouii genome encodes:
- a CDS encoding C1 family peptidase, with product MNKQILSFFVFCAFSYSTQAQGLKGGISDSMMQQIKQSYTNTPADKAIRNAIGSNDIRKLALNQDNLKGMDTHFSIKVSSKGITDQKSSGRCWLFTGLNVMRAKAISKHNLGSFEFSQTYPFFFDQLEKANLFLQGIIDTSSKPMDDKMVEWLFRNPLSDGGTFTGVADIVSKYGLVPKDIMPETNSSENTSRMAGLIALKLREQGLQLRDLAAKGAKPVALEKTKTEMLSTIYRMLVLNLGVPPTEFTWTEYNAQGKPVSTETYTPLSFLKKYGDEKLIDSYVMLMNDPSREYYKCYEIDYERHRYDGKNWTYVNLPIEDIKEMAIASLKDSTMMYFSCDVGKFLNSDRGLLDVKNYDYESLMGTSFNMDKKQRIQTFASGSSHAMTLMAVDLDKNGKPTKWMVENSWGPAAGYQGYLIMTDDWFNEYMFRLVVETKYTSKKVLDVLKQKPIRLPAWDPMFAE from the coding sequence ATGAATAAACAGATTTTATCATTTTTTGTTTTCTGTGCTTTTTCTTATTCTACACAAGCACAAGGACTAAAAGGCGGCATCAGCGACTCCATGATGCAACAAATCAAACAGAGTTATACAAACACTCCCGCTGACAAGGCTATCCGAAACGCTATCGGAAGCAATGACATCCGTAAACTGGCTCTCAACCAGGACAACCTGAAAGGCATGGATACGCATTTCTCCATCAAAGTGTCTTCTAAAGGTATCACCGACCAGAAATCTTCCGGTCGATGCTGGCTTTTCACAGGTCTGAACGTGATGCGTGCCAAAGCGATCTCCAAGCATAACCTCGGCTCCTTTGAATTTTCACAGACTTATCCTTTCTTCTTCGACCAACTGGAGAAAGCCAACCTCTTTCTACAAGGCATCATCGACACCAGCAGCAAACCAATGGATGATAAAATGGTGGAGTGGCTCTTCCGTAACCCCTTGAGTGACGGTGGCACATTCACTGGCGTAGCTGACATCGTAAGTAAATACGGACTTGTTCCCAAAGATATTATGCCCGAAACCAACAGCAGCGAAAATACTTCCCGCATGGCAGGTCTGATTGCCTTGAAACTCCGTGAACAGGGTCTCCAACTCCGTGATCTCGCTGCTAAAGGCGCTAAGCCCGTCGCTCTTGAGAAAACGAAGACTGAAATGTTGAGTACCATCTACCGTATGTTGGTTCTGAATCTTGGTGTACCTCCCACAGAATTCACCTGGACCGAATACAATGCCCAGGGGAAACCTGTATCTACTGAGACTTATACTCCACTTTCTTTCCTGAAGAAGTATGGCGACGAAAAACTAATTGACAGCTACGTCATGTTAATGAACGACCCCAGCCGTGAATATTACAAATGTTATGAAATAGACTATGAACGCCATCGCTATGACGGTAAAAACTGGACGTATGTCAATCTCCCCATCGAAGATATCAAGGAAATGGCTATCGCCTCTCTCAAAGACAGCACCATGATGTATTTCTCCTGTGATGTAGGCAAATTCTTAAACTCTGACCGTGGTCTGCTGGATGTCAAAAACTACGACTATGAATCTCTCATGGGTACTTCTTTTAATATGGATAAGAAACAACGTATCCAAACCTTTGCCAGTGGCTCCAGCCACGCCATGACACTTATGGCCGTTGATCTTGATAAAAATGGAAAACCGACGAAATGGATGGTTGAAAATAGCTGGGGACCGGCTGCCGGTTATCAGGGGTATCTCATCATGACGGACGACTGGTTTAACGAATATATGTTTCGATTAGTGGTAGAAACAAAATACACATCGAAAAAAGTTTTAGATGTATTGAAGCAGAAACCAATCCGTCTTCCAGCCTGGGATCCTATGTTTGCTGAATAG
- the nqrF gene encoding NADH:ubiquinone reductase (Na(+)-transporting) subunit F, producing MDMNLILASIGVFLVVILLLVVILLVAKNFLVPSGDVKLTINGEKELEVASGSTLLNTLSVNGVFLSSACGGKGSCGQCKCQVLEGGGEILPSEVPHFSRKQQQDHWRLGCQVKVKNDMAIKIDESILGVKEWECEVISNKNVATFIKEFIVALPKGEHMDFIPGSYAQIKIPKFSMDYDKDIDKSLIGDEYLPAWEKFGLLGLKCKNDEETIRAYSMANYPAEGDRIMLTVRIATPPFKPKEQGPGFMDVMPGIASSYIFTLKPGDKVIMSGPYGDFHPIFDSKKEMMWIGGGAGMAPLRAQIMHLTKTLHTTDRKMSYFYGARALNEVFYLEDFLQIERDFPNFTFHLALDRPDPAADAAGVKYTPGFVHNVIYETYLKNHEAPEDIEYYMCGPGPMSKAVEKMLDDLGVPAQNLMFDNFGG from the coding sequence ATGGATATGAATTTAATATTAGCGAGCATTGGGGTATTCCTTGTGGTTATTCTGTTGCTTGTTGTAATCTTGTTGGTTGCCAAGAATTTCTTGGTACCATCAGGAGACGTAAAACTGACAATCAACGGCGAAAAGGAATTGGAAGTGGCTTCCGGTTCTACTTTGCTTAATACGCTGTCTGTAAACGGAGTATTCCTGTCATCAGCTTGTGGTGGTAAAGGTTCTTGCGGACAGTGCAAATGCCAGGTACTCGAAGGTGGTGGAGAAATCCTGCCTTCTGAAGTTCCTCACTTCAGCCGTAAACAGCAACAAGACCACTGGCGTCTGGGCTGTCAGGTGAAAGTGAAAAATGATATGGCTATCAAGATCGACGAATCTATCTTGGGCGTGAAAGAGTGGGAGTGCGAAGTAATCTCCAACAAGAACGTGGCTACATTTATTAAAGAGTTCATCGTTGCTCTGCCTAAAGGCGAACACATGGACTTCATCCCGGGTTCTTACGCACAGATTAAGATTCCTAAATTCTCAATGGATTATGATAAGGACATTGATAAGAGTCTGATTGGTGATGAATATCTTCCTGCATGGGAGAAATTCGGTTTGCTGGGTCTGAAATGTAAGAACGACGAGGAAACAATCCGTGCTTACTCTATGGCCAACTATCCTGCCGAAGGTGACCGTATCATGTTGACAGTACGTATCGCTACTCCGCCATTCAAACCGAAAGAGCAAGGTCCTGGATTTATGGATGTAATGCCGGGTATCGCTTCTTCTTATATCTTTACCCTGAAACCGGGTGACAAAGTAATAATGAGTGGCCCTTACGGAGACTTCCACCCAATCTTCGATTCTAAGAAGGAAATGATGTGGATTGGTGGTGGTGCCGGTATGGCTCCATTGCGTGCGCAAATCATGCACTTGACCAAGACATTGCATACTACTGACCGTAAGATGTCTTACTTCTATGGTGCCCGTGCGCTGAACGAAGTGTTCTATCTGGAAGATTTCCTACAAATTGAAAGGGACTTCCCGAACTTCACCTTCCATTTGGCTCTCGACCGTCCGGACCCTGCTGCTGATGCCGCAGGCGTGAAGTACACTCCGGGATTCGTTCACAACGTAATTTACGAAACTTACCTGAAGAATCACGAAGCTCCTGAAGATATTGAATACTACATGTGTGGTCCTGGCCCGATGTCGAAGGCCGTTGAGAAGATGCTCGACGATCTTGGTGTTCCGGCACAGAATCTGATGTTCGACAACTTCGGAGGATAA
- a CDS encoding Na(+)-translocating NADH-quinone reductase subunit A, translated as MANVIKLRKGLDINLKGKAAETYATVKEPGFYALVPDDFPGVTPKVVVKEQEYVMAGGPLFIDKYHPEVKFVSPVSGVVTSVERGARRKVLNIVVEAAAEQDYEDFGKKNVASMDAEAVKSALLEAGLFAFIKQRPYDIIADPTVTPKGIFVSAFDTNPLAPDFEFALKGEEVNFQTGLDALAKLAKTYLNISVKQNAAALTQAKNVTITAFDGPNPAGNVGVQINHLDPVSKGETVWTIDPQAVIFIGRLFNTGHVDFTRTVAVTGSEVLKPAYCKLQVGALLTNVFAGNVTKDKDLRYISGNVLTGKQVSPNGFLGAFHSQLTVIPEGDDIHEMLGWIMPRFNQFSANHSYFSWLMGKKEYTLDARIKGGERHMIMSGEYDRVFPMDILPEYLIKAIIAGDIDRMEALGIYEVAPEDFALCEFVCSSKMELQRIVRAGLDMLRSEMA; from the coding sequence ATGGCAAATGTAATAAAGTTACGTAAAGGCCTTGACATAAACCTGAAAGGTAAAGCTGCTGAGACGTACGCAACAGTAAAAGAACCGGGGTTCTACGCACTCGTACCCGATGACTTTCCTGGAGTGACGCCAAAGGTAGTCGTGAAAGAACAGGAATATGTAATGGCTGGTGGACCCTTGTTTATCGACAAGTATCATCCTGAAGTGAAATTTGTTTCGCCGGTGAGCGGCGTGGTGACGAGTGTAGAACGTGGTGCTCGTCGTAAGGTATTGAACATCGTAGTGGAAGCTGCCGCAGAGCAGGACTATGAGGATTTTGGGAAAAAGAATGTTGCTTCGATGGATGCTGAAGCTGTGAAATCCGCTTTGTTGGAAGCCGGACTTTTCGCGTTTATCAAACAGCGTCCCTATGACATCATTGCAGACCCGACGGTAACTCCGAAAGGAATCTTCGTTTCCGCATTCGATACCAATCCGTTGGCTCCGGATTTTGAGTTCGCCCTCAAAGGCGAGGAAGTAAACTTCCAGACAGGACTTGATGCTCTTGCCAAACTGGCAAAAACTTACCTGAATATCAGTGTGAAACAGAACGCTGCCGCACTGACACAAGCTAAAAACGTTACAATCACCGCATTCGACGGGCCGAACCCTGCCGGTAATGTAGGCGTTCAGATCAACCACCTCGATCCCGTATCCAAGGGCGAAACGGTATGGACTATTGATCCGCAAGCCGTAATCTTCATCGGTCGCCTCTTCAATACAGGCCATGTAGATTTCACCCGTACAGTAGCTGTGACAGGTTCCGAAGTGTTGAAACCTGCATACTGCAAACTACAGGTAGGCGCATTGCTCACTAACGTGTTTGCCGGCAATGTAACAAAAGACAAAGACTTACGCTACATCAGCGGTAACGTGCTGACAGGAAAGCAAGTATCCCCGAACGGATTCTTGGGCGCATTCCATAGCCAACTGACTGTTATCCCCGAAGGTGACGACATTCACGAAATGCTTGGATGGATCATGCCACGCTTCAACCAGTTCAGTGCCAACCATTCTTATTTCAGCTGGTTGATGGGTAAGAAGGAATATACGTTGGATGCCCGTATCAAAGGTGGCGAACGTCACATGATTATGTCGGGTGAATACGATAGAGTATTCCCAATGGACATTCTACCCGAATATCTGATTAAAGCAATTATCGCCGGTGATATCGACCGTATGGAAGCACTCGGCATCTATGAAGTTGCTCCCGAAGATTTCGCCCTTTGCGAATTCGTCTGCTCTTCAAAGATGGAACTGCAACGCATCGTTCGTGCCGGACTCGATATGCTTCGTTCAGAAATGGCGTAA
- the nqrE gene encoding NADH:ubiquinone reductase (Na(+)-transporting) subunit E, producing MEHLLSLFVRSIFVDNMIFAFFLGMCSYLAVSKNVKTAVGLGIAVTFVLLVTLPVNYLLQTKVLAANAIIEGVDLSFLSFILFIAVIAGIVQLVEMVVERFSPSLYASLGIFLPLIAVNCAIMGASLFMQQRINLGPSDPKYIGDVWDALSYALGSGIGWLLAIVGLAAIREKMAYSDVPAPLKGLGITFITVGLMAIAFMCFSGLNI from the coding sequence ATGGAACATTTATTAAGTTTATTCGTCCGCTCTATCTTTGTGGACAACATGATATTCGCATTCTTCCTGGGTATGTGTTCATACCTGGCTGTTTCGAAGAATGTGAAGACCGCTGTAGGGCTGGGTATCGCGGTAACTTTTGTGTTACTGGTGACACTTCCGGTCAACTATCTGTTGCAAACCAAGGTGCTGGCTGCCAATGCTATCATTGAAGGTGTTGACCTTAGCTTCTTGAGTTTTATTCTTTTCATAGCCGTTATTGCCGGTATTGTGCAGTTGGTGGAAATGGTAGTAGAACGTTTCAGCCCCTCATTGTACGCTTCGTTGGGTATCTTCCTGCCGTTGATTGCTGTTAACTGTGCTATCATGGGTGCTTCTCTGTTTATGCAACAACGTATCAACCTTGGTCCGAGCGACCCGAAATACATCGGTGATGTATGGGATGCTCTTTCTTATGCGTTGGGTTCCGGTATCGGTTGGTTGCTGGCTATCGTAGGTCTGGCTGCTATCCGCGAGAAAATGGCTTACTCTGATGTACCTGCTCCGTTGAAGGGCTTAGGTATCACATTTATCACAGTAGGTCTGATGGCAATCGCATTTATGTGTTTCTCTGGTTTGAACATCTAA
- a CDS encoding NADH:ubiquinone reductase (Na(+)-transporting) subunit D produces MGQLFSKRNKEVFSAPLGIDNPVTVQVLGICSALAVTAKLEPAIVMGLSVTVITAFANVVISMLRKTIPNRIRIIVQLVVVAALVTIVSEVLKAYAYDVSVQLSVYVGLIITNCILMGRLEAFAMQNGPWESFLDGLGNGLGYAKILIIVAFFRELFGSGTLLGFNILNYEPIQNIGYVNNGLMLMPPMALIIVACIIWYQRARHKELQEESN; encoded by the coding sequence ATGGGACAACTGTTTTCAAAGAGAAATAAAGAAGTATTCTCTGCTCCGTTAGGAATAGACAATCCGGTAACCGTACAGGTGCTCGGTATCTGTTCTGCACTTGCTGTTACTGCAAAGCTGGAGCCGGCTATTGTAATGGGACTTTCAGTAACGGTAATTACTGCATTTGCTAATGTAGTTATTTCAATGTTGCGCAAAACCATTCCTAACCGCATCCGTATCATCGTTCAGCTGGTAGTGGTAGCTGCTTTGGTAACTATTGTAAGTGAAGTTTTGAAAGCGTATGCTTATGATGTAAGTGTTCAGCTATCTGTATATGTAGGTTTGATTATCACCAACTGTATCCTGATGGGACGTCTGGAAGCATTTGCCATGCAGAACGGTCCTTGGGAGTCTTTCCTTGATGGTCTGGGCAATGGTTTGGGATATGCCAAGATTTTGATTATCGTTGCTTTCTTCCGTGAACTGTTTGGTTCGGGAACATTGCTGGGTTTCAATATTCTGAATTACGAACCTATCCAGAATATCGGATACGTAAACAACGGTTTGATGTTAATGCCACCGATGGCATTGATTATCGTAGCTTGCATCATCTGGTATCAACGTGCACGTCACAAAGAATTGCAAGAAGAAAGTAATTAA
- a CDS encoding Na(+)-translocating NADH-quinone reductase subunit C produces the protein MNTNSNSYTIIYASVMVIIVAFLLAFVSSSLKSTQDKNVQLDTKKQILAALNIKNVKDADAEYQKYVKGDMLMNVDGTLTENTGEFATNYEKEAKEQQRLHVFVCEVDGQTKYVVPVYGAGLWGAIWGYVALNEDKDTVYGTYFSHASETPGLGAEIATDHFQNEFVGKKTLENGSIALGVVKNGKVEKPEYQVDGISGGTITSVGVDAMLKACLGSYMSFLTK, from the coding sequence ATGAATACGAATAGTAATAGTTATACTATCATTTATGCTTCGGTAATGGTTATTATCGTTGCATTCCTGCTGGCATTCGTTAGTTCTTCATTGAAATCTACACAAGACAAGAATGTGCAGTTGGACACTAAGAAACAAATCCTCGCTGCATTGAATATTAAGAATGTGAAAGATGCGGATGCTGAATATCAGAAATATGTGAAAGGGGATATGCTGATGAACGTAGACGGTACGCTGACCGAAAACACGGGCGAATTTGCTACCAACTACGAAAAAGAAGCAAAAGAACAACAACGTCTGCATGTGTTTGTATGTGAAGTGGACGGTCAGACTAAATATGTAGTCCCTGTTTACGGTGCCGGTCTTTGGGGCGCTATCTGGGGATATGTTGCGCTGAACGAAGATAAAGATACCGTTTACGGTACTTATTTCTCACACGCCAGTGAAACTCCGGGTCTGGGTGCTGAAATTGCAACTGATCATTTTCAGAATGAGTTTGTAGGTAAGAAGACTTTGGAAAATGGTTCTATCGCTTTGGGAGTTGTGAAGAACGGCAAGGTAGAGAAACCTGAATATCAGGTGGACGGTATTTCGGGCGGTACAATCACTTCTGTTGGTGTAGACGCTATGCTAAAAGCTTGTCTGGGTAGTTACATGAGTTTTTTAACTAAATAA
- a CDS encoding NADH:ubiquinone reductase (Na(+)-transporting) subunit B translates to MKALRNYLDKIKPNFEEGGKFHAFQSVFDGFETFLFVPSKTAKTGTHIHDAIDSKRIMSIVVISLVPALLFGMYNVGYQHFTHTGATGSFIEMFIYGFLAVLPKIIVSYVVGLGIEFVVAQWKKEEIQEGFLVSGILIPMIVPVDCPLWILAVATAFSVIFAKEVFGGTGMNVFNVALITRAFLFFAYPTKMSGDVVWVSGDSIFGLGQSVDGLTVATPLGQAATSGSVPAFNMDMITGLIPGSIGETSVIAILIGAVILLWTGVASWKTMISVFVGGAFMAWVFNSIGMENNTMAQMPWYEHLVLGGFCFGAVFMATDPVTSARTERGKYIFGFLIGVMAIVIRVLNPGYPEGMMLAILLMNIFAPLIDYCVVQSNISRREKRTIKSNQ, encoded by the coding sequence ATGAAAGCGTTAAGAAATTATCTCGATAAGATAAAGCCGAACTTTGAGGAGGGCGGCAAATTCCACGCATTCCAGTCGGTGTTTGACGGCTTCGAAACATTCCTGTTCGTGCCCAGCAAGACTGCGAAAACGGGAACGCACATACATGACGCAATCGATAGCAAGCGCATCATGTCGATTGTGGTTATTTCGTTAGTACCGGCTTTGCTGTTCGGTATGTACAACGTAGGTTACCAGCATTTCACTCACACAGGCGCTACTGGCAGCTTCATCGAAATGTTTATCTACGGATTCCTGGCAGTATTGCCTAAAATAATCGTATCTTATGTAGTAGGTCTTGGCATTGAGTTCGTCGTAGCTCAATGGAAGAAAGAAGAAATCCAGGAAGGATTCCTCGTTTCCGGTATCCTGATCCCGATGATCGTTCCGGTAGACTGTCCGTTGTGGATTCTTGCCGTAGCTACTGCATTCTCTGTAATCTTTGCAAAAGAAGTATTCGGTGGTACAGGTATGAACGTATTCAACGTTGCGTTGATTACTCGTGCATTCCTGTTCTTCGCATACCCGACCAAGATGTCCGGTGATGTCGTTTGGGTGTCTGGCGACAGCATCTTCGGTTTGGGACAAAGTGTAGACGGACTCACCGTTGCCACTCCGCTGGGACAAGCTGCTACATCAGGCAGTGTGCCTGCATTCAACATGGATATGATTACAGGTTTGATTCCGGGTTCTATCGGTGAAACCAGCGTAATCGCCATCCTGATTGGTGCCGTTATCCTGCTTTGGACAGGTGTTGCGAGCTGGAAGACAATGATTTCCGTATTCGTCGGTGGTGCATTCATGGCATGGGTATTCAACTCAATCGGCATGGAAAACAACACAATGGCTCAAATGCCTTGGTATGAACACCTCGTTCTTGGTGGTTTCTGCTTTGGTGCCGTATTTATGGCTACTGACCCTGTGACTTCCGCACGTACAGAAAGAGGTAAATATATCTTCGGATTCCTGATCGGTGTGATGGCTATCGTTATCCGCGTACTGAATCCGGGTTATCCGGAAGGTATGATGCTTGCCATCCTGCTGATGAATATCTTCGCTCCGCTGATCGATTACTGTGTAGTACAGAGCAATATCAGCCGTCGCGAGAAACGCACTATCAAGTCTAACCAATAA